The DNA sequence GGCTGCGAGAGTCGACGAGGGTAGATGGTGGCAGCCTCGAGTTCAGACTGGAAGTAGGGCTATAACCATGTCAGTCTATGGCCAATAGATACCTGCCCTAAACGGAAGAGCTCACGATTCGGTCGGGACCCATAAGAGCAGAAGCAACGACAGCAGGGCTGACGGAGTTGACTCGGATACCGTAGGGACCGAGGAAGTCGGCAATGCCGCTGGTGATACCTAAGACAGTAGCTGCATGATATATTAGCTGATGTCAATGATAATAAGAGATAAGAACTCACCTTTGCTTACACCATAGGTCAAGCATCGGGCAGGAACAGGCTTAGCGACAACAGAGGCAATGTTGACGATGCAGCCTCGCTCCTCCTTAACTCGAGCACCGAAAGGTCCCTCATCGGGGTACTGAGAGTTAATGGCGTCGGCAATACAGGCATCGACAAGGAAGGTACCGTAGGAGTTGACGTGCATGACCTTTTGGAAGTGCTAAAAGTGAAATTGTTAGTGAAACCAAAACCGCATACAATCCAAAGACTAAGCTTACAGCGAGCGAGTTCTTCAACTTGTGGTCCCAAGGTCGGCCAGGGGCAATAGCAGCACAGTGGACACCACCAAAGAGAGAGCCCTTGGGAATGACCTTCAAGGCGGCATCAATGCAGGCGGAGAAAACCTCGACGTTCGTGATGTCAGCCTTGAAGTAGAAAGCACGCTCAGGGTGGTACTCCTTGACCTTCGCCTGACCAGCGTCCTCGGGAAGGACGTCAAAAATCTAGAAAATTAGCTAAAAGTACTACTTGTAAGTGGAAAGGTGCTTACCAAAGCAATGCCGCCTTTGGCGATGATATGTTTAGCAGTAGTGCCACCGATAGAACCACAGCCGCCGGTGACAATGAAAGCTAAATCAATTGACCCTTAGTTTTACGCAAGCGTTGGTACGAATCAGACACACCCTTTCCTTCGAGCTTCATTTTGGAATTGTGAGTTTGGTTGCGAAAATTGTTGGAGTTAAACCGTAGAGTATTGGGAGACGCCTGAGATGCAGAGTGGGAGAACTCTGCTACCTCTCGAGCTGGCCCATTTTATAGACAATTTGTGGACCATGGTCAGCCGCCAAAAACGATGTATCGGACCGCAAACGGCTACTGCGTTGTCTCTTAATCCGTTTAATTGTCCGACCCAGCTTTGGTTCGATGTACGCAGTAAGATGAACGGAGGAAAAACAAAGGAGCAGCGCGTCGGGTGGACCAAAAGCTAGCTAACGTAATAGCCCTATCACCGCTCCGACCGGGATTAAGAGGATTAAGAGGTTCCAAATTTCCACGCTCGGGCCTAAAATAATAGGGGTCAAGGAGATTAGATAGTGGGTGTGTACATCTATAGTGTGTTATTTTCGATATTCGGAGGTTGCAATCGGAGAACGAAAGGGCATCCGCACCGAAAGCGCTTTGAGATGGCCCGAAGTTGAATattctcctcttcgtctctACATCCATCTCGTGAAAGTTAACTGCAAGCATAATGGTCAAGAAGTTTGTCGTCGACAAGCCCCTCCTCGAGCTTAACGGTACTCTGGGCGAAGGTGAGCGACCATTTTGGCTGAGTATTATCAGTGGCTGAGTGTTTTTGGCATGCAGGTTGCGTTTGGGACACCAGGACTCAGCGTCTCTATTTCGTCGACATTGATCAGTATAAGCTCTTTACCTACGAACCATCTTCTGGCAAGTATGGATATGAGACATTTGACAAGAAGGTAACTGCTCTGGCGTCTCTGGAGGGTGGAGAGGGTGTAAGTCGGTAGCTGGCATATTCATCAATGGAGATTGGCTGATTCAAATAGCTAATTGCTGCCGTTGAAGATGGCTTCGCCTACGTTTCCTTTGACAGCCTCCCCTTCCCACCGACTTTCTCCAAGCAGTCGCTTATCTCCATCCCTTCTGGCGTAAGTCTGAACTCCAAGGAGAAGCGGTTCAACGATGGAGCTGTAGACCCTGCCGGACGCTTTTTGGCCGGTACATTGGGATTCGAGCATGGCAGCAAGAATGGGAAGATGTACTCTCTGCAAGCGGAGAAAGATGAGAGCTATAGCGCTCCACTGATTTTAGATGGGATCACCTGTACGAATGGCATGGGATGGACGGAAGACGCAAAGATTGTGTGAATTCAAAGCAATACTACGTACCAGAAACATTCTAATCTATCTCCATAGCTACTTCACGGACAGCTGGATCAAAGAGATTGCGAAGTTTGACTACGACATTGTATGTGCAAAACGCCCTGATTTGAAGATTCGTTAACTCTTTTCGACAGACCACGGGGAAGCTCAGTAACCGCCGAGTGTTCTCCAAAATTGAGGGCTACGGTGAACCTGATGGCATGTGCATGGATTCTGAAGGCGGAATCTGGACATGTCGGTGGGCTTCAGGAAAGATCTTGCGTCTTACGCCTGATGGCGAGATCGATGTCGAGATTGACTTCCCTACTGCTTGGCATATTACTTGTTGCGTCTTTGGCGGTAAGTCGAGTACATGGCATCGGGTCAGTAGTGATGCTCATCCTCCCTTAGGGGAAAACCTTGATGAGCTCTATGTTACTTCAGCCGCCTCTGACTACATCGGCGATAACCTTCCCGACCGTAAGAACGGAGGCGATTTGTTCGTTGTGAAGGGCCTTGGAATCAAGGGAGTTGAGCGAGGCAGGTTCAAGGGTAGCATTCCCAAATAGAATGATGATATAGAAGAAATGCTTGTATATGGATCGCCATCCTCTCTATCCCCGCATATAAGTTCTGTGGTAAATTTATAGAGTACGGTGTTATGAACTAGCGATTTTTTTTGTTTATTTGTATTGGCCCTGCGAAGGTTAAGGAAGCCGAATAAGCCGAAAATTAAGGCACGAGGTGGCCTCGACGTATTACTTGAGGTATATGCGGGGCCAAAGTCGCTGCAGAAAACAGCCGACCCTCATCAGCTGCGGGCGACGATTGACCAAGGTCTTTTCTATCCTTTTTCTCTATGTTGTCCATTTGAGAAAACTGTTTCACTTTCCAAGTATCTACCATCTCGACGCTACTTCCAATTCCGGGCGCTCCCAGTAATCAATTCGATATGCCACCGCGTGACCCAAAAGAAAACACGACAGACAGGTCAACACTAGAGCCCGATAATCGGGATAACAACACGCAAAATCCGCCCCCCAAAAAGAAACGACGGCAGAGACAGTTGTACAGTTGCGCAGGTTAGTTTATATCCCGTATAATATCGGAATATATAGGACATTACTGATTTCATGTAGAATGTCGGAGATTGAAGCTAAAGTGTGACAGACAAGGTGAGTATAAGGTCATCCAAGTCATCCAAGAGTTACACCTTCCCAAAAGCCGGAAATAAGACCAATAAAGTCAGGTATCACCCCCAATCTGCCTTAGAGAAGTAAGGTGGTCGGGGGGTTGATTATTGTTTCTCCAGCCTGACCTTGACCTGGACATTCTCGTGTGAGGGTTGATGAGGTGGTCCCGTCCGGCTCCCCATATCCCTCAAAACCGTCCTCGAATCCGTTGTTGCTACGAAGGGTATGACATGTTGTGGCGGAGGCATATTCGCCGTCCAGACTTGAGAGAGTGCTTGTCCCTTACTTGATATCTAATCGTATTCTGTCCTTGTGCTTATAACACCTACCATCTTTAGTTCCTTGCTCCAATTGTACTCGTCGAGGATGTCAAGAGCTCTGCCCTAATGGTTCCAAGCAGACTGTCAAAGGAAACTCTGAAGATTCGGTTGAGCTTCGAAAACGACTCGAAGCTGTAGAGAGCCTCTTGACACAACACGGTGTCGCTCTTCCCCCATCTACGAGCAACGGAAATAGCAACGACAACGAGATGGCGAACCGACCACGAAGCAAAAGCGATACtattgaagaagatgctATGAACCGAAGGAGCAGTGTTCAGATGACTTCACCCTCCCGCTATCAAAATGAAACGCAAAGGGATAGGGCAACGTCCGTCAGCGCTCGTCGTTCCCAATCTCCAGCATCACAGCCATTCCCCAGGAATCAATCGATCGCAGCCTCGACAAACCCATCCCAGATCATTCAGTCCCAAACCTCCCATCATGCCGAAGATGTCCATTCTGCCCCAGTCGATCCCATCTCAAATCCGACTCCTACTTATGGGAGTATGACAATGCCATCCCCGGGGCTTAATCGGGTGCATTTCGACTTCAACACCAGCGCGGAAGATTACCGACAGACTTGGGCTGCGGGCCCTCATCCTTCGATATCTTACCGCCATCCTTCAACTGTGTCTTCTGTCAGAAGTGATCCAATACAGCAAGAGCAAAGTTTCGGAACCTTAGTACTTTCGCATGGTGGCGGGTCAAAGTATCTTGGTCCTACCGCTGCCAGTGAGTGGCTCAAGGATCAAGAGATACAAGAAGCCCAAGACTTCGGCGATACACCAGGCCCTTCTCGAGCGCCCTCCCCTTCTCAACGACAGCGTCCTGTCCGAGCTTCTACAATGCTTGACCAGGGCAGTATATTCCCCTTTGATGTCATTTCCCCCAGCGTCAGCACTCAGACCATTTTTGatcatctccctcctcgACATGAAGCTAGTGTCCTGGCAGAATCTTACTACCGTTACT is a window from the Cryptococcus gattii WM276 chromosome L, complete sequence genome containing:
- a CDS encoding uncharacterized protein (Similar to TIGR gene model, INSD accession AAW44931.1), whose translation is MKLEGKAFIVTGGCGSIGGTTAKHIIAKGGIALIFDVLPEDAGQAKVKEYHPERAFYFKADITNVEVFSACIDAALKVIPKGSLFGGVHCAAIAPGRPWDHKLKNSLAHFQKVMHVNSYGTFLVDACIADAINSQYPDEGPFGARVKEERGCIVNIASVVAKPVPARCLTYGVSKATVLGITSGIADFLGPYGIRVNSVSPAVVASALMGPDRIPYFQSELEAATIYPRRLSQPDEVAQGIVYLLENSMMNDFDLRVDGGWRGSSNWGGPNDPRSNAPSLE
- a CDS encoding uncharacterized protein (Similar to TIGR gene model, INSD accession AAW44932.1), which encodes MVKKFVVDKPLLELNGTLGEGCVWDTRTQRLYFVDIDQYKLFTYEPSSGKYGYETFDKKVTALASLEGGEGLIAAVEDGFAYVSFDSLPFPPTFSKQSLISIPSGVSLNSKEKRFNDGAVDPAGRFLAGTLGFEHGSKNGKMYSLQAEKDESYSAPLILDGITCTNGMGWTEDAKIVYFTDSWIKEIAKFDYDITTGKLSNRRVFSKIEGYGEPDGMCMDSEGGIWTCRWASGKILRLTPDGEIDVEIDFPTAWHITCCVFGGKSSTWHRVSSDAHPPLGENLDELYVTSAASDYIGDNLPDRKNGGDLFVVKGLGIKGVERGRFKGSIPK